One Kitasatospora sp. NBC_01266 genomic window carries:
- a CDS encoding histidine phosphatase family protein, producing MSTNTPGATPEITVVHLVRHGEVHNPQGVLYGRLPDFHLSELGRQMADRVAEHLAGRDITYVVASPLERAQETAEPTAKTHGLTVAADDRLIEADNVFEGKTFGVGDGSLRNPRYWKHLTNPFRPSWGEPYVEIAVRMMGALAAARDAARGHEAVAVSHQLPVWTARSFAEKRRLWHDPRKRQCSLASVTSFTYEGDKLVSVGYSEPARDLLPAHLVGQGKKGDKPVGKSFGA from the coding sequence ATGAGCACGAACACCCCGGGGGCCACCCCCGAGATCACCGTCGTCCACCTGGTGCGGCACGGCGAGGTGCACAACCCGCAGGGCGTGCTCTACGGGCGGCTGCCCGACTTCCACCTCTCCGAGCTGGGCCGGCAGATGGCCGACCGGGTCGCCGAGCACCTGGCCGGCCGGGACATCACCTACGTGGTCGCCTCGCCGCTGGAGCGCGCCCAGGAGACCGCCGAGCCGACCGCCAAGACGCACGGGCTGACCGTCGCCGCGGACGACCGGCTGATCGAGGCGGACAACGTCTTCGAGGGCAAGACCTTCGGGGTCGGCGACGGCTCGCTGCGCAACCCGCGCTACTGGAAGCACCTGACCAACCCGTTCCGCCCCTCCTGGGGCGAGCCGTACGTCGAGATCGCGGTGCGGATGATGGGCGCGCTGGCCGCCGCCCGGGACGCGGCGCGCGGGCACGAGGCGGTGGCGGTCAGCCACCAGCTGCCGGTCTGGACGGCCCGCTCGTTCGCCGAGAAGCGCCGGCTCTGGCACGACCCGCGCAAGCGGCAGTGCTCGCTCGCCTCGGTGACCAGCTTCACCTACGAGGGCGACAAGCTGGTCTCGGTCGGCTACAGCGAGCCGGCCCGCGACCTGCTGCCGGCCCACCTGGTGGGTCAGGGCAAGAAGGGCGACAAGCCGGTCGGAAAGAGCTTCGGGGCCTAA
- a CDS encoding TlpA family protein disulfide reductase, with the protein MSGTPRFRMAALLTAAAAVLALAGCSSTGSGGSGDAQAGFVSGSGGLDTVPVAARKPAPAISGTDLEGKQQALSDYAGKIVVINIWGSWCSPCREEAKGLEQSYEKYKDQGVQFLGINTRDTDPTNARQFELNQGISYPSIYDPDGTQILKFPKGALNPQSVPTTMVVDRQGRLAARAMKPLSTYDLDAMLTPLLAEQHS; encoded by the coding sequence ATGTCTGGTACGCCCCGCTTCCGCATGGCCGCGCTCCTCACCGCTGCGGCAGCCGTCCTCGCCCTTGCCGGATGCAGCTCGACGGGGTCGGGCGGCAGCGGTGACGCGCAGGCCGGGTTCGTCTCCGGCAGCGGCGGGCTCGACACCGTGCCGGTGGCCGCCCGCAAGCCGGCTCCGGCGATCTCGGGGACCGACCTGGAGGGCAAGCAGCAGGCGCTCTCCGACTACGCGGGCAAGATCGTCGTGATCAACATCTGGGGCTCCTGGTGCTCACCGTGCCGGGAGGAGGCCAAGGGCCTGGAGCAGTCCTACGAGAAGTACAAGGACCAGGGCGTGCAGTTCCTCGGCATCAACACCCGGGACACCGACCCCACCAACGCCCGCCAGTTCGAGCTGAACCAGGGCATCAGCTACCCGAGCATCTACGACCCGGACGGCACCCAGATCCTCAAGTTCCCCAAGGGCGCCCTCAACCCGCAGTCCGTGCCGACCACGATGGTGGTCGACCGCCAGGGCCGGCTGGCCGCCCGCGCGATGAAGCCGCTGTCGACCTACGACCTGGACGCCATGCTCACGCCGCTGCTGGCGGAGCAGCACTCGTGA